The Gossypium hirsutum isolate 1008001.06 chromosome D03, Gossypium_hirsutum_v2.1, whole genome shotgun sequence genomic interval TACACCATCAAGGTATTTGGGTGGTGTTTGGTTGGATGGGTTGCTCAGTTCGGGCGGACCATTGTTAGAGACATGGACTTTTATTTCATCTTCAACGGATGCGACGGCAAGATTTCTCTAACTCTAAAATTGGGCATTTCAAAAGTTTCATTGATTTAAGGGGATGGGACTCAACAAAAGTGGTTGGGTTTTCTTTCGGTTTTACGTTTATTGTGGGTAGGAGGTAGTAAGtgttatatttttcttatttaggactttctttgatattttatttGCAGCTGATGTCTTTATATGATACGTTACCgttttcattaataaataatcctaatttttattaaagaaaatatgACATTAATCTCATGTATTCatctagtttattttattttatgatttgatttggaattttgatgtttgtttagaattttatgaaaattttatttttaaaattttttaatttcattattataaggaattattagaattttaatttttttatagtttttaatggattctgcatttttatattttagaatttaatattatatatatatatatatatataaatattaggaagttttagaattttatgaatatctaatttttaaagaattttctttaatttttaaatatatttagaacTTGTTGGAATTACCTTTTTTTTTGGTATTCAAAGAATTTATTAATAATGGGATGGATAAATAATTCATCCTTGTTAATAAATTAATGTAATTTTGTTTTGTTGTATATTGAAAACTAATTAACATagatatcaatatatatatatttacacgaAAAAACAAAAGACTCATTTTCTGATCTAACTcagctttttcttttttcttttttgtctatGTGTTAATGTTGtattatactttaatatatataggATGGTTTTTGGTTTTTTGGGACGGTCGTATTCTCAATCGTGGCTAAAGATAGATCAACTACCCGACACGTGACACGTTTGATTCCCATGCCTTACATTGACATTTGGTGACGGTTCCCCGTCTCTAAAAATCTATCAGTAAATCGTTCATTTAGCCTTAGGTCTTGaccaaagaaaatgaaaggaaacGACCAAAACTAGAAGTCATGAATAGACCAATTGGTCGGTTTTACTATTATTTTGGCAACCTAATAAAACcaacataaataatttaaagctgatttattgtttaaattatataataaataatattattataattatgtgctaattatatttataaattaatataaatactaatatttatcttcgactattttatatctaaaacaataagatattatttatttgtttatgggAGGATATCTGATATATTGCCAGTCAATAAATCTCATGCACTATTGatgaataataacataatatattataattaaataaaataaaaaataatgtagggcttaaaaaaatactaataactttatttaaacataactaaataataattaattataaataaatgctaAAACTCTAAAATCCTAAAACCTAAACTCGAGACCCtagaccctaaaccctaaacccttaaacccaaGATCCTAAAGCTAAGATTTATTAGTATTTGTTTATGTAATAGTTAtggttaatatttaattatgtttaaataaaaattattagtatttatttataagtcatCCATatcttttttgtttaatttaatgatgatatatcatgttaTTATTCATTATGCACCGATAACGCATCAAATGTTATTCCTTTGTTTATtagttataaatatattaatgaaCATCAACATATTAAtttaggtaaaagtaccatgaagtcccctatactaggagtcaaattgcaTATTGGCCTCTCTactaaaaaatggacaaattagtccctgtacgttatatcaaagagtaaactggtcatttctattaaaaattttatccctTCATATGGCATGTcacgtgtacctcatgctgaCGTATAAATACTAACTTTTGGCTGTAGAAATGGATGATTTTTTTCACAAAAGGtttaatttgctctttgatctaatatacaataattaatttgcccatttttttagtagaggaaccaaaatgcaatccgactctTGGTACAAGAGacttcataatacttttaccattaATTAATATTCACAAACTATTCATTTGAGGTTTGCAAATATATTCATTTaagtataaaagaaaaagaaaatgttgcAATTAATGGATAACAATCATATTAAATTAATGCATAATGTTTGCATTATTGGGGGATTCCAATTACATGCCACGTATGTACAACTATAAAGAATTCATTAATGGCCCAATTATAGTTGTTTAAAAACCTTCAAAATTGGAATACAATAAACCAATAATGTTCATCGATTTCTTACAAAAATATGGAAATAATAGAAGAGAGAGAGTGAACAGATCCAGATGTGAGAAATGGTTGGctattaaaccaaattttattgagcaaaataataagaaatagGGTTGCCCCACGCATCTGCCCATAGAAAACACAGGTAAGTGGTTTTGAATGATAAGCTATAAATATATAAAGCCTAATAAATGGATGGATGGATGGCACGAACTCTTATAAGTCAAACAATGTGATTATCAAATAAAATTGCTGACTTTAGGAAGTTAGATTATAACTTTATTGAGACATTTAGGATAACCAAAGATTTCATCGTCGACCACGCTTCAAAAAAGTATTTGGAACAAATAAGATGTCATCTCATATGTGGCTCATTATTGAATGTATTATGAGACCACATGCTAATCATTTAGATCTTCACAAGACCTTAGTGCTATCATAAAATTGTTTTTGGGTAAAATATTGAgataatagagattaaatttaatgttataaACAGAGGTGAGGTAAGAAAATTTTTTGGggtcggaattaaattatatatttttatgataataaaaatatagttttgtcatatatttataatttttgaaaaattaaattaaatttttatcatttttagggggttaaagtgcaattttactattattaatttaaaattttataaattataaaaaaacctaAATGAAAGGTTTCTATTTTATGGGGTTAGGCCCTTAGTTTTGCCACTGTTATAATTATGGTGctttatgtttgtttttttagagctttttgtgtttttttctttataaaaaatgATTTGGGTCCAAATAAAAATtgctcaaaatgtttaaaattaagttttaggCATTTGAAATCTCAACTTTGTCCTTTTAAGGTTtgaccaaaaaatttaaaattttggctctttttccaatttcaatttcaatttttttctctctctaagCCGAATTTTCCTCTCATATAAAAATTTCTCTCTATCTTTTTAAGCCTACAATTAATATTAATCACTTCCCAATAAAGCTAACCCTTTGTTATTGGCCAATGTGTTAGTGTGCGCCTCTTTTCTGCCATGCATGCGGCATTTTAGGCTATAACCTAAAAAGTTGTTCGATGATCCGCCATCCATCAGAGAAGCTATTCTAGGGAGAGTGGATCAGGGTAGTGGCTGCTGATAGCATTGATGAACGGATAAAAAATTATCCAACAAAAATAGGGGAAAGCTCTTTCAGTGTGGATGACTTGCGCACCATGACATTTGTGAAACTGAACATGGAAGATTGTGGAAAGGTAAAGATTTGAGTTATGATGATTTCTAGAAATTTGAAGGAAAAGAAATAGGGTGTAAGAAACATTGAATacaatgtgaaattgaaattagaTTCCAAGAAAATGCTGGAGAAATACATTTTTGAAACAAAACCCGGTGTTTAGAGCTTCCCACTTAAGTTGATTGAAGAAAATGCGTCGATGATCAACATAGTACTATTTAGGAACAatggagaaagaaaaagtaattcaattattattaaagAGATAGAGGTCGTCATGAAAGGAAGGGCGAGATTGATGAAACAGTTTATCCAAATAAGGAAAGCAGCAACCTTGAAAGCTTGCTAGGAAAGGACTCAAGTAGAACATGAAATGGGCATCAGGAGACTCATGCATAACCCTTTCAGGAAAACTCTTAAAGAGCATGCCCTATGTTTAGTTTCTCATATCTCAAGAACCAAGCTTCGGATTGGACATGGATGCATCAATGTGAGAACTTACTGTTGTTTCTATGgagtcctttttcttttttttttaatttcaaatcatgATCTAATAATATAAACctaagaaatttaaattttgccTTTATATCATTTGTTAGGCTAATTGATGAGTGATGATAGATGATAATATTCTGTATCGGAATTTTCCTTATAACTCTTAatgttactattattatattgatGTGTCAATTGAAGAGGAGCCTCCACTTTGATGTGTCTCAAGACATTGGCTTTAACGAAGGTGCAAAGGCAAGCATCGAGTTCAAGACCAACCAAACCCTTAATGAGGTTGCAACATGGCCTATGTGACTAACCAAGGGCAACATTTACATTCAATAGTAAGGCATAATGTCGGCATTTGGGTTGGTTGTGAGCATTGACCATTGATAAAAACAACAGGTTGATGGAGAGAAAGATCAGAGCAATTGTTGCTAAAGCCTTTGAAGCCATTTCTCACTCTCAAGAAAATTGTAACACATTGGAGAATTAAGAAAGGGTTGAGTGGTGCGAAATATGTTGAATGTACCAAGAGACTTTTATAGATGAGAGAAAGGAAATATTTGGGtttcaaaaagaaagaaattgaacgTGCATGGTTCACGTGGGCACATTGGAAGAGTGAAAAAGGGTTAATTAGTGAGTTTTTTTATTCTTAGTACAAATATTATGGAGTCACTCGTGTTAAAGaatcaaattactttttattttttatttaaaaaatgagtaaattaatttttacacCCTAGATCAAGAGTAAACttgtctttttgttaaaaatttcattcatttttactattaaaaacaagTGTAATTAACAGAATAAACAGTCATGCCACGTGCACCTCATTTTGATGCATATGGACCAATTTTTAAGagtagaaataaatgaaatttttaacagaatggcCACTTTACTTTTTGATATAacatatagagactaatttactcattttttagtaGAATGGACAAAATACAATCAAATTCCTAgacctccataatacttttaccgttacttgttaaatatatgttatttctaGTTCCTTTTTtcgattatttctcaaattttccaATGTTTTGGACCCTATTAGAATCCCAATGAAAGATGtaagagcccatttttgcccgggacCATACCAGTAAAACAAACCCAAAATTACaatggcccaaatggcccaataaGAATTAAAACCTGAGCCCTagtattaaaaccaaaatataaaataaaataaataaaatgttcagTTCTTTTGTTACAATAGCAGGCCTAAATCCAAGTGGCCCAAACACTAGCCTAGCCCACTACACCCAGCCCAACAATTATACAACCCAACACCCAAAGAGGATCAGAAACCCTAGCGGCTTGCAGCAAGCTATCGCGCTGCAATCAGGCTCTGCCCTCTCACGTGCTTCTCCATGCGCTGCGCCGAGCCGCGCCACGTCACGTCACCGTACGACCTCCGTATACCTGCAAGAAGGACAAACAAACGAAAAAGGCAGAGAACGCAACAAAGAAGAGCAAAAATCGACAGCAAATCAGAGAAAAACTAGCAGAAaataagaaaatgtaaaaaatagagggatttttgtttttctttttctttttctcagttCGGCTATAAGGGAGGCCGATTGGAAATCTGTAAAAGGGGGGCATACAAGAAAACAGGGATAttgtatataaagaaaaataatcagGAAATATAGATAGAAAAGAATCAAAGAACAAAgtttttttgagttttggaagGTGATTCATTTTTTCTCcgcttctttattttcttttgcttctcTCTTTTGTTCTTGTTTTTATTATTCACCGTATGAAAGAGTAATAGAAAGATGTTGAGAAACCAACTTACCTGGTGGCCAGTCCTCCATCGCTCCGTTGCAGTAGAAGTCGGATGGGGGATGGAGGCCCGAAACGGCGCATAGGAAAGGCATTTAGGGTTTGCAGATTTGTTAAATGGCTTAATGCCTAGGTTCTTAGGTTTTATGCATGCAAGGGAACGGCACCGTTTGAAGCCCGTTCTAATGGCTCCCAAAACGGTGCCATATTGAGCTTACCCAATGACCCGATCCAACAACGGCTAGATCCGCTCGTTTTGGTAGGGGGAGGGATAATTGCACTCCTGGTCCTCTCTCTTTTGTTCTGGGTTCAAATCggttcttctcttttttttaaatttcaccctttaatttgctttttattttattttagtctgTCGCTGCGCACCGCTTGGGGGAAAGCGGATTATTTCCATTTGGGCCCCCTCATATTATGAGTGCGTTGCAAATTGGTCTCTGTTctattttaattccatttttttggttattttgtttttttttttgcaattcgttttttttaatttttttttaaatttattactatattattttttatcatttattattattcctATACTTATCCAcgcatttttttatatagtatatatatacatatttctttatataatatatatatattcttaaacttttataaatgcatgcattttacatacgtttttttattttttatgattttatcttttttaatttttatatactttatattatatatatatacttatacatttcttttattttgtaaatatatacatatccatatacttttatatctattttttatattattttattcctATAGTTTTTGcattcatatatgtacatatatatatacatattttaatacatacataattcttatatttgtatatattttttatgctttcatacttttcataaataagtatatatatatgtatatatgtatgtacactTATATTTTACAATACATATgcattttccttatttttgtacatatacattttttatgAAACATACATGCATATTTTTGGAGATTATTATAAGTTCCTTGCTATACATGTTTTTTACATATGTATACTTGTATATGTGTGTTAAATATATGCAAacacatattttcaaatttacttgtattttgtgcttgtatttatatattttgtaaacacatatacatatacattttaaaataaaatatttgtatcaTATTGATTCTTTGTTGCTCATTAGCTTATATTTAGCTTACAAATTTTTCTTTCGCGATATACATTGTCGTCCCATTTCGTTTTATTCGTCAAAAAGTTTATATTCGATTTAAATATTAAAgtcgttttctcgagatgaggatttttctaacaaatgagaataaaggcaatatttggtgtTTAGGAATTTCAAGAGAttaaaccctaacttactgggtttaaTTTTTCGTTTGACCCAAATAACCAGATATCTTTCTCAAAATGCACAAGTTTCAAAAGTTAAAAGATAagtttaattttgaggatttaaaatgttgcactctaactcactgagtatgacaatttatttttttgaaataagtgAATATTATCACCCAATTcgttttattcaaattttaatttcaaaggatcgtattttaaaatatttttaaattttcggtACTAAGGCATTAAACAattaattcggtaccaattttgggcgtgcgagggtgctaacccttcctcgtgcgtaaccgactcccgaatctattttctcgaattttcgcagaccaaattcattttttaacggtgaaccggtcacaccttaataaaagatcggtggcaactcccatctttattttcaaagttgatcaccattttttcaaaataataaaaatagtttcgacaaaaGAGATCGGATCATTGATCTGCATTCTAGATTTTATGGGATGTGGAACATGATATGATAAGAGCCCAACACTTCGAATTTTAAGAACCCAACAATGTTGTCAAGGTACATGTATTTAACTGAGAATAGCGGACAGTCGCATAAATGACTGTTAATATCTGCCAGAtcctatagatttttaattgaattttttttcaaacgtGAATGTGAGGTAGGACGGGtggattttttcttttaaacaatAGGCATAAAGTCGTTATGGTAATTGCTTGTTTCACTCCACTTCACCTTACTccattatataaaattatcattttattcttatatatataactattaaaaagtcaaaatgtaataatatattataaaaaatttcatatattttatatttaaatattattttctaaaaaattttgtttaaatctttacttgattttgaaaatattaaaaataaatagcaaaaattaaattgaaacagATCAAAGTAAAGCGAGGATAGATGCATCCAACATCCATGGAGATGATAGTGGATTTTAAGATTATACATCCACAGGGGAGCAGGACGGATAGTGGAGCAAAGTGTACTAACTATGAAACAGTGGTGAATTTAACAACATCTACCTTCACCCTGTTTCATTCCCATCCCTAACCTCTGCTTTGGCAGATAATGAATGGGCAATTTATGGGCTGCATTTGGTGTTTTTTTAACTAATAACTATATATATTTACAACTCTTGAAACCATTTTGTTATAGTGGAAAGAGTTGTTGCACCATTATTTCCTagtatataagataaataatatcATGTTAGCATGAAGTATATATAGATTACCATACATAACACAAGTTGTCacactaaaattatttaaaattaatgttttaaccagtatttttatttaaaaatagtgATTTAACTCATTTTTAAAgattaattactaaatttatttcaaaaaaaaataaaggccaaattgataaaaatataaagattaaagattaaagattaaatttatcattacacCTTTTCTTTTCCCACTTTTTATTCTCCTCCTActagaatttttaatttataaagcACACCTTTTACATttcaaattgagaaaataaacATTCTAGTCAAAATAGTCATCTTTTGTATCTAATTTCACTCAAACTTACAACCCTCAAAAGTATACAACAATGTTGAATggaaatatttcattaaacaCCAACATTAACTAAACCATAAACCCAATCATcgaaaatttaagtttaaaaggTCCTTATATAAACTATAAAGGTACCAATACAACATTAAATTTGGTAAAACTACTATGAAAGTTTATGTACtaaaagttaaattgtattttattttttctattaaaaaaacaaattagtttgtgtatgttaaatcaaaaagtaaattagtccaatctattaaaaattttatccatctGCACTATTAAAAACTGACTTGGCTGATAGAATAATCAGATAATGACATATGACATGTCGAGTATACCGTATACTGATCacgtataaggactagtttttaacaataaaaatagatgaaatttttaacaaaatgttattatttgatctaacatataaggattaatttacctatttttaaagTAGAAACAGCAAAATACAATCCGACTCCTAATATAAAGGCTTCTACTGtacttttattcattaaagtctccatAGTCTCCATCGTTCCTTAAAATCCCAACTGGTTTTGAACTTCAAGTATAGTCTCAGCCGATTTCCTAAGCTTTTCCACTTCTTCATCCGTCAAATGGATATTAGTGACACCCAAGACACCACCTCGACCGAGATGTGCCGGCAAGCTCAAAAAAACATCGCCGCCGTCGATGCCGTAAAACCCTTTTGCAAAGACTGAAACTGGGTGGATTTTTCTTTGGTCTCTAAGCAAGCTTCTAGCTAGATTAACCACCGAATAGCCAATTGCCCAAGATGTATAGCCTTTGAGATTGATCACTTCGTATGCACTGTCGATAACTTCTTTGTGAATGTTCTCAAGGGTTTGTTTCTCGTAGGCGATTTGTTGTTTCTCTAGGAAGCTTAAAACCGGTACTCCACCGATGCTAATGGTCGACCATAGTGCCACAGAGGTGTCTCCATGCTCTCCAACTATGTAGGCCTGCAAATATTTTCACAAGCATTTCGCATAGTTAGTAGTTTGTAATGATAGTAATCTCATATTACTGAAAAATATATGGTataaaaactttaattaattatttatttataactttGATAAGTGAGTTTGGTGTTTAGCCCATTAAATAGGTGGGCTTATTCGTtggatttatatataaaattaaaatatgtgccCTTAATGTCGAGTTCGATCACAAAGACAATTCGTTTCGTTATTAATTGTTTCGAACCACTATCTAACAAACAACGCTTCAAAACTTATCTCCCAAAGCTTCCGCCATTTTCAACAAATACTGATGcataaattataagaaaattaaTACCAAACTGACCTGCACATCCTGAGCATTGACATTTAAATGATCGGCGATCAAGAACCGAAACCTCGACGAATCCAAGTTCGTACCCGAACCAATGACTCGGTTCGACGGAAATCCCGAAAGTTTCCACGATACATAAGTTAACAGATCCACCGGATTCGAAACAATCAACAAAATCGAATCCGGCGAGTGCTTCGCCAACGGAGGTATAATATCCGACAACAAAGCAACATTCCTCTGCAACAGATTCAACCTGGACTCACCAGGTTTTTGACGTGCTCCAGCCGTAACAATACACAGGTCCGACCCAACAGTCACGGAGTAATCAGCTGAAGCACTGATCTTAGTACGTGGGAGGAACGCAGCGGCGTGCTGCAGGTCAAGCATTTCCCCACGGAGCATATCGGGCTTAGCATCGACAAGGGCAAGTTCATCGGCTAAGTTCTGGGTGAGGATGGTTTGGGCTATTGCCATACCGACGTTTCCAACTCCAACGACGGAGATTTTGGTGTGGCGCTTAGTGGTAGACGGTGGGGCACCGTTTTGGATAGGCTTGAAAAAGGATTGAGCCAAGTCTAGACCACCTGGAccaaaagaagaagatgaaccaTTCATTTGCATTGTGAAATGAGAATTggaagttaaatttgaattgttttGAATGATTCATTTGAGGGGGGATTTATAGCTGGTAAAAAACACGAGGGTTTGAACTTAGAAGAAGAAGAATGTCGTGTCATTGGGGTTTTTTTCAGTTAATTTCGACGGTCAACAATATCGTTTCTGGAAGACAACTTCTCCAAGTTTCCATAATTTTTTCCTTTTGGTAGATCCCAAGTTTCCATTTTTAGTGGCATGCTTTATTACACGTTCCAATTttctataatattaaaaattaagcggtaaagggttttttttttttactttaatctaTATCAATCAGCTTTTCAGAGTTTATTTTCTTactgaatttataaaatatgaagaATTAGTCTCGTTTTAATtgatctattaaaaaaattaaaaatattaaaacaaaaactaaagataaaacttttgttttggtacctctttatgtttaaattaaagatttaatttaattttgtttaaaggTATAGTTGCTCACTCTAAACTCAAAATCTTGATTGATATTTGGTAGGATTTGGATAAAAACATCAAACTCACAAAATgagttttgacaaaaaaaaattaagttcatttaaaatatagattaAACTTGAGtttcaacatttaaaatttatgtcTGATCTGCCTGACTTTTGTTCTTTAATtatgtaatatattatattacatcttgtatattatttcatttatattaaatcaataatatataatatataaggcatacattaaaattttgttatcaaTATCTGAAATGGTAGTAAAagaaatacatatttaaatattaatttttttatgaaaaataaaatataatttaatctaatttaatcaTTCTACTTTGATAATGCAAACAAATTAACAGctaaaatatctaataatattaacaacTAACTAATCGTAGGAGGACCAAAAGAAACAATTTGACCAAAGTATAGGACTTTTGCAACATTAGAAGAAATTCCAGTCCTTGAATCACAATGTTGGAGCCCACTGGTTTGAGTTCTAAACAAGGAACATAAACAGCAATTGCATGGTAAGAAAATTCAAaatcctttcttttatttaatcaagCTTGTGGAAACCAAGATAGCttttattttcccaaattttcagCAAAGGAGAACTTTTCATCTGCCTCCAATTTCTACGACACAATTGTATTTGGTGGTTGAAGATCACAGCAAAGACCAAGTTTGCCCGACTGGTACTCTTTGCTGTGCTGGTTTCCCAAGTACATGAAAAACCAGGGGCTCTTTATGGCTGAGTTCAAATGTTTTACTAAATTAAACTTCAATATTTTTCAATGTTGCGATCGTTTATTTTATCTCTTAATCTATGTTCTATTTTTCGATGTGCAATGTGTTTTATCATTGTAAAACACATTTTTTAATaacaatatattttaatatcGACAATGATGTTTGAACCAGATCAAACTTATTGAATCAGGAATCGATCGAGC includes:
- the LOC121215609 gene encoding L-lactate dehydrogenase B; protein product: MQMNGSSSSFGPGGLDLAQSFFKPIQNGAPPSTTKRHTKISVVGVGNVGMAIAQTILTQNLADELALVDAKPDMLRGEMLDLQHAAAFLPRTKISASADYSVTVGSDLCIVTAGARQKPGESRLNLLQRNVALLSDIIPPLAKHSPDSILLIVSNPVDLLTYVSWKLSGFPSNRVIGSGTNLDSSRFRFLIADHLNVNAQDVQAYIVGEHGDTSVALWSTISIGGVPVLSFLEKQQIAYEKQTLENIHKEVIDSAYEVINLKGYTSWAIGYSVVNLARSLLRDQRKIHPVSVFAKGFYGIDGGDVFLSLPAHLGRGGVLGVTNIHLTDEEVEKLRKSAETILEVQNQLGF